In the Telopea speciosissima isolate NSW1024214 ecotype Mountain lineage chromosome 2, Tspe_v1, whole genome shotgun sequence genome, one interval contains:
- the LOC122651509 gene encoding uncharacterized protein LOC122651509 has product MASTSAVSMALPLTSPSHKRQPPSSDAFIKPLPVRRPSKAIAKTPSRANAKLAVQASLNEKAITGLTAAALTASMVIPEVAEAAVSPSLKNFLLSIVAGGVVLVVIIVAVIGVANFDPVKRS; this is encoded by the coding sequence atggcaTCCACTTCTGCTGTTTCAATGGCACTTCCATTAACTTCCCCGAGCCACAAGAGGCAACCTCCAAGCTCTGACGCCTTCATCAAGCCTTTACCGGTGAGGAGGCCATCGAAGGCTATAGCCAAGACACCATCAAGAGCCAATGCAAAGCTTGCAGTTCAAGCATCACTGAACGAGAAGGCTATCACAGGATTGACAGCCGCTGCTTTAACAGCTTCTATGGTGATTCCAGAGGTGGCTGAAGCTGCTGTATCTCCTTCTCTAAAGAACTTCTTGCTCAGTATTGTCGCTGGAGGAGTGGTGCTTGTTGTCATAATTGTGGCTGTCATCGGAGTTGCCAACTTCGACCCTGTCAAGAGAAGCTGA